A single genomic interval of Fusarium verticillioides 7600 chromosome 8, whole genome shotgun sequence harbors:
- a CDS encoding serine/threonine protein kinase (At least one base has a quality score < 10), whose product MGDFQSFSTYSAPFSATELINRPDKTYAVKGQAEFLAVAVALDVPILSAQNNVIASMNILSAGAGASFAVFASAEELSLDADEDFINATPEVRDWIQKAKKSQKFRRYVTKKIVTAQGVASDSPQLAAAINEIRVLSDETIRQCDFIVSMLAISWSESPSVGRFWPQVLLEAADEGTLAEYLSSNKADFKSQLAISMNIGRALQFLHAHGVVHADLKPTNVLIFTSGLDEHQHDLLDKTGLPPIRAKLCDFGYAVILDDYQSEKLFQARIGSLPWMAPELDAEEPIRLEDLHKTDIYSLGLLTASIFMSGCTPFESLSQEEVLEIKKIVPGQSGSAVATLMGNIKEKTPLSEQQEEFVYAFLEGACASSASDRVSLSAIQSYLFLGLMQQLHTGKATIPLEWFKDLRPAADGYKGALAALENKHSGVTNEIDQDEMLIQLRQMYDQVISIKINNPEFEKMLATCFEDHSLKPASLKRFKKNWKPDEETKDSEGFISRMEEIFDGVISKVTDFAFEHTLNVSLIPRVAQEEVFRDLRESVEAGDVQDSAAPLHLAGAYLNGQLVETSIEKGLDHLVTAAMMENPDALSVILRIFDACETPLPPESKDELLSKVESYGTKTFGLAQGTLFDHLVPKHLSTNQVLGGTWTQKWPEKYETYLAAERRFPNMFLLHCNSPLFLKDKPNMDTSVFDFDRLACLKDAGKKNIDPERTEEFKEEVTRLDCLKCCSKDGFTLLQIAACKDDLVMASALIELGADVNAHGNTHGWAPLLLSCHCGHFNMAKLLIDNGANPTIRETLYGATILHSLTQFSKREHCEDLFDIALSAGLDINVPMKNGATPLHTTFAAWDYSQGVATELLLEYGADPTRQVQEWDGFLNFNTSIAHAAQQLDIDLLRKMLAASEALVAILGSSARRQLNDAKAQALSAVFRRTRFYSDEDARSVMIERRRVDRKQPTDPFLTMCTFRGSGFFVDAFLKVFPNTVIDDPSWNLPRLFLHVAIERRDIEAVRAFVRQGANILTKERGGRNALHFAAHYFPKILPELLKTLEESRPEQRQGKSMTEILEEQCNSGLTVFAQLLVEGYDDERKLAEALRAKYSLKHDYKMYRDGSWVTFGGYLVSLTVADGLVPIEHIQYLLNLDPLPEYVTTLTGKTLLVTAVEGFSGSRDLYDLACHQITRMLLAKYPAFDDVFRVADDRDRTSLHIAAYWSNKTALQMIKDHSQRNFPNKKIPWNAVASGNTVLDHALLGIKEKSLPALDTEVNKVATRSTKKAALACYVCLRENGALHNWELEGSLVAARLIMYTPDFQKIGLFLRLATQRLGLGLPDVDLDRCVEVGTTTSLDGRLIRVPVVDLIWKHDKFILRLYSVRISSLAVEGLRQFHGWIEKRMTETEPRCYESLGLPAGLWPFMTLTYDQPIPYAKDTMRWTRGGRTWTEEEHDSLKAQFSSLWDVFFGEVEEQFLSRFEMA is encoded by the exons ATGGGCGATTTTCAATCATTTTCGACATATTCCGCTCCCTTTTCGGCGACGGAACTTATTAATCGTCCTGATAAGACATATGCCGTCAAAGGCCAAGCTGAATTCTTGGCTGTTGCCGTCGCACTCGATGTCCCGATCCTCAGCGCCCAGAACAACGTCATCGCTAGCATGAACATCCTTTCAGCTGGTGCAGGTGCTTCATTCGCTGTGTTTGCATCAGCTGAAgagctcagccttgacgcAGATGAGGACTTTATTAATGCGACACCCGAAGTACGCGATTGGATCCAGAAAGCGAAGAAAAGTCAAAAATTCCGACGATatgtgaccaagaagatcgtTACCGCTCAAGGAGTCGCCAGTGACTCGCCCCagcttgctgctgccatcaacgaGATACGAGTCCTGTCCGATGAGACGATTCGGCAATGTGACTTTATTGTTTCGATGCTGGCCATCTCGTGGAGCGAGTCGCCCAGTGTTGGGCGGTTTTGGCCACAGGTCTTgcttgaggctgctgatgagggcaCTTTGGCGGAGTATCTATCCTCAAACAAAGCCGACTTCAAGTCCCAATTGGCAATATCCATGAACATCGGTCGCGCGCTCCAGTTTCTTCACGCTCATGGAGTCGTCCATGCTGACCTGAAGCCGACGAATGTGCTGATCTTTACTTCTGGCTTGGATGAACACCAACATGATCTACTTGACAAAACGGGTCTTCCGCCTATTCGGGCCAAGCTTTGCGACTTTGGATATGCGGTGATTTTGGATGATTATCAGTCCGAGAAGTTGTTTCAGGCGAGGATCGGTAGTCTTCCTTGGATGGCACCTGAACTTGACGCTGAAGAACCTATCAGATTGGAGGACCTTCATAAGACGGATATCTACTCTCTTGGATTACTTACTGCCAGTATCTTTATGAGCGGCTGTACACCCTTTGAGTCActgagccaagaagaagtgttggagatcaagaagatagTACCAGGCCAGTCAGGATCAGCAGTCGCAACACTCATGGGGAACATTAAAGAGAAAACGCCTCTTTCGGAACAACAGGAAGAGTTCGTTTATGCTTTCCTCGAAGGAGCTTGCgcatcttcagcctcggACAGAGTGTCATTATCGGCGATACAGAGTTACCTTTTCCTGGGACTCATGCAACAACTACATACAGGAAAAGCAACCATCCCGTTGGAGTGGTTCAAGGATCTACggccagcagcagatggaTACAA GGGCGCTCTGGCTGCGCTTGAAAATAAACATTCAGGAGTG ACAAATGAAATCGACCAGGACGAAATGCTCATCCAACTCCGACAAATGTACGACCAAGTCATatccatcaagatcaacaacccGGAGTTCGAGAAAATGCTTGCAACATGTTTTGAAGACCATAGCCTCAAACCAGCTAGTCTgaagaggttcaagaagaactggaagcCCGATGAGGAGACTAAGGATAGCGAGGGCTTTATCTCTCGGATGGAGGAGATATTTGATGGAGTTATCTCCAAAGTTACAGAT TTTGCATTTGAGCACACTTTGAACGTATCACTCATCCCAAGAGTTgcacaagaagaagtctttcGAGATTTGAGGGAGAGCGTTGAGGCAGGTGATGTGCAAGACTCTGCTGCGCCACTTCACCTGGCTGGAGCATATCTCAATGGACAACTTGTCGAGACGTCGATAGAGAAAGGTCTAGACCACCTTGTTACAGCCGCTATGATGGAGAACCCTGATGCATTGTCTGTCATCCTTAGGATCTTTGATGCTTGCGAGACCCCTTTGCCGCCAGAGAGCAAAGATGAACTTCTTAGCAAAGTTGAGTCATACGGAACGAAGACATTCGGTCTTGCTCAAGGAACGCTATTCGACCATTTAGTTCCGAAGCATCTCTCAACCAATCAGGTCCTCGGTGGGACTTGGACTCAGAAGTGGCCAGAGAAGTATGAAACATATCTCGCAGCTGAACGCAGGTTCCCGAATATGTTTCTCCTCCATTGCAACAgtcccttgttcttgaaggaTAAGCCGAACATGGACACCTCAGTGTTCGACTTTGATCGATTAGCGTGCCTCAAGGATGCAGGAAAGAAGAACATAGATCCAGAAAGAACAGAGGAGTTCAAAGAGGAAGTTACTCGCCTTGACTGTCTCAAATGCTGCAGTAAGGATGGTTTCACACTGCTCCAGATTGCAGCTTGTAAGGACGATCTTGTCATGGCGAGTGCTCTAATTGAGCTTGGCGCTGATGTTAACGCACACGGCAACACTCACGGCTGGGCACCATTACTTCTTAGTTGCCACTGCGGCCACTTCAACATGGCAAAACTTCTTATCGACAACGGCGCTAACCCTACCATTCGAGAGACTCTCTACGGCGCTACCATTCTTCACTCCCTAACCCAGTTCTCCAAACGCGAGCACTGTGAGGACTTATTCGACATTGCCTTATCAGCAggtctcgacatcaacgtccCTATGAAGAATGGCGCAACCCCACTGCACACCACCTTTGCAGCGTGGGACTATTCTCAAGGAGTAGCGACTGAGCTTCTGCTGGAGTATGGTGCAGATCCGACGAGACAGGTCCAAGAATGGGATGGATTCTTGAACTTCAACACTTCTATTGCGCATGCGGCTCAGCAGCTTGACATTGATCTTCTACGGAAAATGTTAGCTGCCTCCGAGGCCTTGGTGGCTATTCTTGGATCGTCGGCGCGACGTCAACTCAACGATGCCAAGGCGCAAGCGTTGAGTGCTGTTTTCAGAAGAACGCGCTTCTACT CTGACGAAGACGCCCGCTCAGTGATGATCGAGCGACGACGTGTTGATAGGAAACAACCGACAGACCCCTTCCTGACAATGTGCACGTTCAGAGGATCCGGTTTCTTTGTAGACGCCTTTCTCAAAGTCTTTCCCAATACTGTCATTGACGATCCTTCGTGGAACCTGCCGAGATTGTTTCTTCACGTTGCTATCGAACGAAGGGATATCGAGGCAGTGCGGGCTTTCGTCAGACAAGGTGCGAATATTCTCACCAAGGAAAGAGGAGGGCGAAATGCGCTTCACTTTGCGGCGCACTACTTCCCCAAGATCTTGCCAGAGCTTCTTAAGACCCTTGAAGAGTCTCGTCCCGAGCAAAGGCAGGGGAAGAGTATGACAGAGATATTGGAGGAACAGTGTAACTCCGGCCTCACGGTCTTTGCTCAACTTCTCGTTGAAGgttatgatgatgagcgcAAACTCGCGGAGGCTCTACGGGCCAAGTACTCACTGAAGCATGACTACAAGATGTATCGAGATGGTAGCTGGGTGACATTCGGGGGCTATCTCGTCTCACTCACTGTCGCCGATGGCTTGGTACCCATCGAGCATATCCAGTatctcctcaatcttgatcCACTTCCCGAGTACGTAACTACGCTTACGGGGAAGACCTTATTAGTTACAGCTGTCGAAGGCTTTTCAGGAT CTCGGGACTTGTATGACCTCGCATGTCACCAGATCACAAGAATGCTCCTAGCGAAGTACCCAGCTTTCGATGATGTTTTCCGCGTCGCCGATGACAGAGATCGGACTTCTTTACATATAGCAGCTTACTGGTCTAACAAGACTGCTTTACAAATGATTAAAGACCACTCACAACGGAACTTTCCCAACAAGAAAATCCCCTGGAATGCAGTAGCGAGCGGCAACACGGTCCTAGATCACGCCTTACTCGGTATAAAAGAGAAATCTCTTCCGGCACTTGACACTGAAGTCAATAAAGTCGCCACACGGTCGACTAAGAAAGCTGCGTTGGCGTGCTACGTGTGCTTGCGTGAGAATGGAGCGCTGCATAATTGGGAGTTGGAAGGGTCCTTGGTAGC GGCACGGTTGATCATGTACACGCCTGACTTTCAAAAGATCGGCCTTTTCTTGAGGCTCGCGACGCAGAGACTTGGGCTAGGTCTACCAgatgtcgaccttgaca GATGTGTCGAGGTAGGTACCACCACCAGTCTGGATGGGAGGCTTATCCGCGTTCCAGTCGTAGACCTTATCTGGAAACATGACAAGTTCATACTCAGATTATATTCAGTCCGAATATCGTCTTTGGCAGTCGAAGGCCTTCGCCAGTTCCACGGCTGGatcgagaagagaatgacagAGACCGAGCCAAGATGCTATGAGAGTTTAGGCCTGCCTGCTGGACTGT GGCCGTTCATGACTCTCACCTACGACCAACCCATTCCTTACGCAAAAGACACTATGCGCTGGACCCGAGGGGGCCGAACTTGGACTGAGGAAGAACACGATAGCCTGAAAGCTCAATTTTCTTCACTGTGGGATGTTTTCTttggggaggttgaggagcagTTCTTGTCTAGGTTTGAGATGGCTTAA